A region from the uncultured Bacteroides sp. genome encodes:
- the cbiE gene encoding precorrin-6y C5,15-methyltransferase (decarboxylating) subunit CbiE, giving the protein MEKQKFIVIGLTDSRQQYFRPEVLQLIKGGSVFSGGLRHREIVQELLPASCQWINITAPLDAVFAQYTNHSEVIVFASGDPLFFGFANTIIKRLPEASVKLYPAFNSLQTLAHELLLPYEDMRIISLTGRPWHEFDRALIECAAKMGVLTDREHTPGAIAERMLAYQYTDYVMHVGEHLGNEEKQRIRTLTLEEATTSTFEHPNNLILVNKRSTHLSSVSTDKVATEQMSQQKGRSAYFGIPDEGFQLLNGREKMITKAPIRLLTLSALGLQARTSFWDIGFCTGSVSIEAKLQFPHLKVTAFEIRGEGKQLMRDNAHLLGAPGITTVIGDFLQADLSSLPLPDAVFIGGHGGKLKEMITKVTEVLSPGGIIVFNSVSEQSRTLFLEGVESNQRLRLNKPMRVSIDDYNPITIMSATCTLQRPTI; this is encoded by the coding sequence ATGGAGAAACAGAAGTTTATCGTTATCGGATTGACTGACAGCAGGCAGCAATATTTCCGTCCGGAAGTGTTGCAGCTTATCAAAGGGGGAAGTGTTTTCTCCGGCGGACTGCGACATCGGGAAATTGTGCAGGAGCTATTGCCTGCTTCTTGTCAGTGGATTAATATCACGGCACCCCTAGATGCTGTGTTTGCCCAATACACCAACCATTCGGAGGTAATTGTCTTTGCTTCCGGTGACCCTCTGTTCTTTGGTTTTGCCAATACGATTATAAAGCGCTTGCCGGAGGCTTCTGTGAAACTCTATCCTGCCTTTAACTCTTTGCAAACACTGGCTCACGAGCTGTTGTTGCCGTATGAGGATATGCGTATTATTTCGCTGACGGGACGTCCTTGGCATGAATTTGACCGGGCATTGATTGAATGTGCGGCAAAGATGGGAGTGTTAACCGATCGGGAGCATACTCCTGGCGCTATTGCTGAGCGTATGTTAGCCTATCAATATACTGACTATGTGATGCATGTGGGCGAGCATTTGGGAAATGAAGAGAAGCAACGCATTCGTACGTTGACTCTTGAAGAGGCCACAACGAGTACTTTTGAACATCCCAATAACCTGATATTGGTAAATAAAAGAAGTACGCATTTGTCCTCCGTTTCAACGGATAAGGTTGCTACGGAACAAATGTCGCAACAGAAAGGACGTTCCGCTTACTTTGGCATTCCAGACGAAGGTTTCCAATTGCTCAACGGGCGCGAGAAGATGATTACCAAAGCCCCTATCCGACTGCTGACCTTGAGTGCTTTAGGTTTGCAAGCACGAACTTCTTTTTGGGACATTGGTTTCTGTACGGGCTCTGTCTCCATAGAAGCTAAATTACAATTTCCTCACCTCAAAGTCACGGCTTTTGAGATTCGCGGAGAAGGTAAACAGTTAATGAGGGATAATGCCCATTTATTAGGAGCCCCGGGCATTACTACTGTGATAGGCGATTTTCTGCAAGCAGACTTGTCCTCACTGCCTCTTCCTGATGCCGTTTTTATCGGTGGACACGGAGGAAAACTGAAAGAAATGATAACGAAAGTAACTGAGGTACTATCTCCGGGAGGAATCATCGTGTTCAATTCTGTTTCCGAACAGAGCCGGACACTTTTTCTGGAGGGAGTGGAAAGCAATCAGAGGTTACGATTGAACAAACCGATGCGGGTCTCTATTGACGACTATAATCCGATAACCATTATGAGTGCTACCTGTACTCTTCAACGACCAACAATATAG
- a CDS encoding PepSY domain-containing protein, with protein MLQKKTSFFSRFMYSTHRVLGTLLSILFLMWFLTGLVLIYHTFPSANRKEKADRLEFISDRALPDIARVVKRIPGGAKIDHISVDRYLGQTLFHIQCGKQKYDLPADSVQQIPVIDGKRIAAVAFAWCKAPVARIDTLRKLDQWIPFGQLKKEFPIYKFYFKDKEKHQLYISSKSAEVLQFTSYGQRFWAWLGAIPHWVYFTSLRQDKDLWTLSVICLAIPGILMTISGIYVGIDAYVQRYKRKRTFSSPYKKKWYWWHHVTGMLFGIFVLTWIFSGMMSVVDTPQWVGKTHKEYPIDKVMASGKISPENYPLDYREVIKAYSGKVKSIEWDNFRDIPLYHIQTGKKKITLDASADTVRTLQLSPATVLQAVNAIQGSTVRKEIELLHQYDAYYIARSGHLPLPVYKITVNDADAGCYYINPATGEYRYVNTHSRWSFWLYQGMHSLKIKWLVNHPLVWIFVMWTLLIGGAIVSLSGVVLGIRYIVRKGNQLKA; from the coding sequence ATGCTGCAGAAAAAGACTAGTTTTTTTTCAAGATTCATGTATTCCACTCACAGAGTACTGGGCACCTTGCTCAGTATTCTGTTTCTGATGTGGTTTCTTACCGGACTTGTGCTTATCTATCACACCTTTCCCAGTGCCAACCGAAAAGAAAAGGCCGATAGACTGGAATTTATTTCCGATCGGGCACTGCCGGATATAGCCCGCGTCGTTAAGCGTATTCCTGGCGGCGCCAAGATAGATCACATTAGCGTAGATCGCTATTTGGGACAAACCCTGTTTCATATTCAGTGCGGTAAGCAAAAATATGATCTTCCGGCAGACTCTGTACAGCAGATTCCCGTAATTGATGGAAAACGCATAGCGGCTGTGGCTTTTGCCTGGTGCAAAGCTCCCGTTGCCCGGATTGATACCCTGCGTAAACTCGATCAATGGATTCCTTTCGGTCAGCTGAAAAAAGAATTTCCTATCTATAAATTCTATTTCAAAGATAAAGAAAAACACCAGCTTTATATTTCTTCCAAAAGTGCGGAAGTATTGCAATTTACATCTTATGGACAGCGCTTTTGGGCTTGGTTGGGTGCCATTCCGCATTGGGTCTATTTCACGTCATTACGACAGGATAAAGACTTATGGACTCTCTCCGTTATCTGTCTGGCCATTCCCGGTATTCTGATGACTATTTCGGGCATATACGTAGGCATAGATGCTTATGTACAGCGATACAAGCGGAAAAGAACGTTTTCATCGCCTTATAAGAAGAAATGGTACTGGTGGCATCACGTCACGGGAATGCTTTTCGGCATCTTTGTGCTCACCTGGATTTTTAGCGGAATGATGTCCGTTGTTGATACCCCCCAATGGGTTGGTAAGACCCATAAAGAATATCCCATCGACAAAGTAATGGCTTCAGGTAAAATATCTCCGGAAAACTATCCGCTCGATTACCGGGAGGTTATAAAAGCCTATTCAGGTAAGGTGAAATCCATTGAATGGGATAATTTCAGGGATATTCCCCTTTATCACATCCAAACCGGTAAAAAGAAAATCACGCTGGATGCTTCTGCCGATACGGTACGAACATTGCAGTTATCACCGGCAACTGTGCTTCAGGCCGTCAATGCCATTCAGGGCAGCACAGTTCGGAAAGAGATCGAATTACTTCACCAATACGATGCTTATTACATAGCCCGTTCGGGGCATCTGCCTTTGCCTGTATATAAAATTACTGTAAACGATGCAGATGCAGGTTGTTATTATATCAATCCGGCAACGGGAGAATATCGTTATGTAAATACTCATTCGCGCTGGAGTTTCTGGCTCTATCAGGGTATGCATAGTCTAAAGATAAAATGGTTGGTTAATCATCCATTGGTCTGGATTTTCGTTATGTGGACTCTTTTGATCGGCGGGGCCATTGTGTCGCTAAGCGGTGTGGTACTGGGTATCCGATATATTGTTCGTAAAGGCAACCAATTAAAAGCCTGA
- the cobM gene encoding precorrin-4 C(11)-methyltransferase, whose product MKTAIILISRSGFAVAEVINREITDSTIYSTTETDNCCKIGNVAEFIGTGFHHFDAFVFIGAMGICVRSIAPYLKDKHTDPAVVNVDSTGQSVISVLSGHVGGANELTQHIANVLGAKAVVTTQSDNTGKWALDTLGSKYNWVATQQGDSMNHLIATFVNEEPVALLLHIKDAGTQYLERTCPPNVHIFYHLDDVVQANYKLLIAVTPCTLNATIPLLHYHPRVLHLGVGCRKDCLPDGISTYILQELEKQQLSPLSIASVATIELKKDEALLGTLQQAFSASTLHIYTVEELKEIEVPHPSEKVFEVTGVYGVAESTALKSAQNGPLLIEKQKGLLTQGNDFTFALAMQREVVRGGHIEIVGAGPGDPELVSVRGRRMLQEADLILYAGSLVPRELTLCAKEGATVRSSASMTLEEQFAIMKTFYDKGLFVVRLHTGDPCIYGAIQEQMVFFDKYGMSYHITPGISSFQAAAAALQSQFTIPEKVQTIILTRGEGRTPMPEKEKLHLLARSQSTMCIYLSAGVVDQVEKELLEHYPPTTPVAACYRLTWKEERIYRGELKDLARIVKENNLTLTTMIVVGDAIGNRKGLSHLYSSKFTHLFRRSEEDQKEKD is encoded by the coding sequence ATGAAAACAGCTATTATACTAATCTCCAGAAGTGGTTTTGCCGTGGCAGAGGTCATCAATCGTGAAATCACCGACAGCACTATTTATTCCACTACAGAAACCGACAATTGTTGCAAGATAGGCAATGTGGCAGAGTTTATCGGCACCGGGTTTCATCATTTTGATGCCTTTGTTTTCATAGGTGCCATGGGCATTTGCGTACGTAGCATTGCTCCTTATCTGAAAGATAAACATACCGACCCTGCTGTGGTCAACGTAGACAGTACCGGCCAATCGGTTATCTCCGTGCTCTCCGGCCACGTAGGTGGTGCCAATGAGTTAACGCAGCACATAGCCAATGTATTGGGCGCAAAAGCTGTTGTTACCACACAAAGCGATAATACCGGCAAATGGGCGCTGGATACATTGGGAAGCAAATATAACTGGGTTGCCACTCAACAGGGTGATAGCATGAACCACCTGATTGCTACTTTTGTCAATGAAGAACCGGTAGCGCTCCTGCTTCACATCAAAGATGCCGGAACACAATACCTGGAACGTACTTGTCCGCCAAACGTACACATCTTCTATCACCTCGATGACGTTGTCCAAGCAAATTATAAGCTGCTCATAGCCGTTACTCCTTGTACGCTCAACGCTACCATACCATTATTGCACTACCATCCCCGTGTGTTGCATCTTGGTGTGGGTTGTCGCAAAGATTGTCTGCCCGATGGAATCAGCACCTATATCCTCCAGGAGTTGGAGAAGCAACAGCTCTCTCCGCTTTCGATAGCTTCCGTTGCCACCATTGAACTAAAGAAAGATGAAGCTTTATTGGGAACCTTGCAACAAGCATTTTCCGCAAGCACCCTTCATATCTATACCGTCGAGGAGCTCAAAGAGATAGAAGTACCCCATCCATCGGAGAAAGTCTTTGAAGTGACAGGAGTCTATGGAGTAGCAGAATCTACCGCTTTGAAAAGTGCTCAAAACGGTCCGTTGCTCATTGAAAAGCAGAAAGGACTGCTTACGCAGGGCAATGATTTCACCTTTGCTCTGGCCATGCAGCGAGAGGTTGTTCGCGGTGGGCATATTGAGATTGTGGGCGCCGGCCCGGGTGACCCCGAGCTGGTATCCGTCAGAGGGCGCAGAATGCTTCAAGAAGCAGACCTTATCTTATACGCCGGCAGTTTGGTACCCCGTGAGTTGACTCTTTGTGCCAAAGAAGGTGCTACGGTACGCAGTTCAGCCTCCATGACTCTCGAAGAACAGTTTGCCATCATGAAAACCTTTTATGATAAAGGACTTTTTGTCGTTCGCTTGCATACGGGAGATCCCTGTATTTATGGTGCCATACAAGAGCAGATGGTCTTTTTCGACAAGTACGGCATGAGCTATCATATCACTCCGGGCATCTCCTCTTTTCAAGCTGCCGCAGCTGCTTTGCAGTCACAATTCACCATTCCCGAGAAGGTACAAACCATTATCCTTACCCGTGGTGAAGGTCGCACACCGATGCCGGAGAAAGAGAAACTTCATCTACTGGCTCGTTCACAGAGCACCATGTGCATTTATCTAAGTGCCGGAGTGGTAGATCAGGTAGAGAAAGAATTGCTAGAACACTATCCTCCCACAACACCTGTGGCTGCCTGCTATCGACTGACGTGGAAAGAGGAGCGTATCTATCGGGGAGAATTGAAGGATTTAGCCCGTATTGTGAAAGAGAATAACCTGACGCTTACCACCATGATTGTGGTGGGTGATGCCATTGGTAACCGAAAGGGACTGTCTCATCTATATTCATCTAAGTTTACTCATTTGTTCCGTCGCTCGGAAGAAGATCAAAAAGAAAAAGACTAA
- the cobJ gene encoding precorrin-3B C(17)-methyltransferase, with protein MNKGKIIVAGIGPGSEADITQAVLNAVHQADVVVGYKYYFQFIKSHLSADAVCVDTGMKKERARAEQAFEYAEEGKTVCVISSGDAGIYGMAPLIYEMKRERESPVEVVSLPGISAFQKAASLLGAPVGHDFCVISLSDLMTPWERIEKRIIAAAMGDFVTAIYNPRSEGRYWQLHRLKEIFLKKGRSLQTPVGIVRQAGRPEQQITLTTLVDFNPDVADMFTVILIGNSQSYDWEGTFITPRGYYREQKERGTGIGQDIMIRSFRTIESELKDKSVSLGKKWALLHAIHTTADFEMERLLYVDEGAVESLYQQLSTGKLTTIVTDVTMVASGIRKGALQRMGVEVKCYLHDERVAELAASKGITRTQAGIRLAVEEHPDALFAFGNAPTALMELCDLVRKEKACPAGIIAAPVGFVHVEESKHMVKPFIQLPKLIVEGRKGGSNLAATLVNAILCFNDAEQLRPGRDV; from the coding sequence ATGAATAAAGGAAAAATCATAGTAGCGGGCATAGGTCCCGGAAGCGAGGCCGACATCACACAAGCGGTACTCAATGCAGTGCATCAGGCAGATGTAGTGGTGGGCTATAAATATTATTTTCAGTTTATCAAGTCTCATTTATCCGCCGATGCCGTTTGCGTAGATACGGGTATGAAGAAGGAACGTGCCAGAGCCGAGCAAGCTTTCGAATATGCCGAGGAGGGCAAAACAGTTTGCGTTATCAGTTCCGGAGATGCAGGCATCTATGGCATGGCACCGCTGATTTATGAGATGAAGCGCGAACGGGAAAGTCCGGTCGAAGTAGTCTCCTTGCCGGGCATCAGTGCTTTTCAGAAAGCCGCCAGTTTGCTGGGTGCTCCTGTGGGACACGATTTCTGTGTTATCTCACTCTCCGATCTCATGACGCCCTGGGAACGGATAGAGAAAAGAATCATTGCTGCTGCCATGGGCGATTTTGTAACTGCTATCTACAATCCTCGCAGTGAGGGACGTTACTGGCAATTACACCGTCTGAAAGAAATATTCCTGAAAAAGGGCCGCTCGTTGCAAACGCCTGTGGGCATTGTTCGGCAGGCAGGGCGTCCCGAACAGCAGATTACCCTTACTACATTGGTCGATTTCAACCCTGATGTAGCCGATATGTTTACCGTGATTCTTATCGGTAATTCGCAATCTTATGATTGGGAGGGCACTTTTATCACTCCCCGCGGATATTACAGAGAACAGAAGGAAAGAGGAACCGGTATCGGACAGGACATTATGATTCGTAGTTTTCGTACCATTGAGTCCGAATTGAAAGATAAAAGTGTCTCTCTGGGCAAGAAATGGGCATTACTACATGCCATACATACTACGGCAGATTTTGAGATGGAGCGTCTTCTTTATGTAGACGAAGGTGCGGTGGAATCATTGTATCAACAATTGAGCACAGGCAAGCTAACTACCATTGTTACAGACGTTACCATGGTTGCATCGGGCATTCGTAAGGGTGCTTTGCAACGTATGGGTGTGGAGGTCAAATGCTATTTGCATGACGAAAGAGTGGCGGAACTCGCTGCCTCTAAAGGTATTACCCGCACACAGGCAGGTATTCGTCTGGCGGTAGAGGAACATCCCGATGCTCTCTTTGCTTTCGGCAATGCTCCTACGGCACTAATGGAACTGTGTGACCTGGTACGTAAAGAGAAAGCATGTCCGGCTGGCATTATCGCCGCGCCCGTGGGTTTTGTACATGTAGAAGAATCGAAACACATGGTGAAGCCTTTTATTCAGTTGCCTAAACTGATTGTAGAGGGACGAAAAGGAGGCAGTAACCTGGCAGCTACGTTGGTCAATGCCATTCTTTGTTTCAATGACGCCGAACAGTTAAGACCCGGAAGGGACGTATAG